A genomic segment from Salmo trutta chromosome 38, fSalTru1.1, whole genome shotgun sequence encodes:
- the LOC115178393 gene encoding pre-mRNA-splicing factor CWC25 homolog, with product MGGGDLNLKKSWHPQTMKNIERVWKAEQKHEAEAKKIEELQKELREERAREDITRFAQQTGALKKKDDRLDWMYQGPGGQVSRDEYLLGRPIDKQITQQFEEPESGPSEQTGLLPGSIFNPSTPASNLDMAAKIREDPLFDIKKREEEKRREVLTNPVKMKKIKEMLRQNLEKKDKKKKRKKAKKEKREEKERRKEKKHKRRSLSSSSENENKKHRHHSKEESKETTHSHSHHRNVPAGYGLQFPAGRHHQSSKPPNHSRHRSQERTCSRSPQRTDGNGHHSSHRTDNHSSHKSENHSSHRTDQFKVPQFQRPKAPSPQKDRYQRRQSSTTKCLSAEELEKKRREMMDFAKQRDEEREINIRSYKRQDEKEREKEKGSKHDRNAGFIHNMKLESASTSSLEDRVKRNIHSIQRTPASLEKNFMRR from the exons ATGGGAGGAGGTGACCTC AACTTGAAGAAGAGCTGGCATCCCCAGACTATGAAAAACATAGAGCGGGTTTGGAAGGCTGAACAGAAGCACGAGGCTGAGGCGAAGAAGATCGAGGAGCTTCAGAAGGAGCTGAGAGAGGAACGAGCTCGAGAAGATATAACCAGATTCGCTCAGCAGACTGGGGCTCTAAA GAAAAAGGATGACCGGTTGGACTGGATGTACCAGGGCCCAGGTGGTCAGGTGTCCCGTGATGAGTACCTGCTGGGCCGCCCCATCGACAAGCAGATTACCCAGCAGTTTGAGGAGCCAGAGAGCGGTCCATCCGAACAAACCGGCCTCCTGCCTGGCTCAATCTTCAACCCCTCCACCCCTGCATCCAACCTCGACATGGCTGCCAAGATCAGAGAGGACCCGTTGTTTGATATCAA GAAacgagaggaggagaagaggagggaggtctTGACAAACCCAGTGAAAATGAAGAAGATCAAAGAAATG CTGCGTCAGAATCTTGAAAAGAAAGACAAgaaaaagaagaggaagaaggccaagaaggagaaaagggaggagaaagagaggagaaaggagaagaaGCATAAGAGAAGGAGCTTGAGCTCAAGCTctgaaaatgaaaacaaaaaacaCAG GCACCATTCTAAAGAGGAATCCAAAGAAACAACCCACTCACATTCCCACCACCGCAATGTCCCAGCTGGCTATGGACTACAG TTTCCAGCTGGGAGGCATCATCAGTCCTCAAAGCCCCCCAACCACTCGAGGCACCGTTCTCAGGAGAGGACCTGCTCTCGATCGCCTCAAAGGACAGACGGGAACGGCCATCATTCCTCTCACAGGACAGACAACCACTCCTCTCACAAATCAGAGAACCACTCATCCCACAGGACAGACCAGTTCAAAGTTCCACAGTTCCAGCGTCCCAAAGCCCCCAGCCCACAGAAAGATCGCTACCAAAGGCGTCAGAGCAGTACCACCAA ATGTCTCTCTGCTGAAGAgctggagaagaagaggagagagatgatggaCTTTGCCAAACAGAGAGACGAAGAGCGTGAAATCAACATTAGAAGTTACAAACGACAGGATGAGAAAgagcgggagaaagagaaaggcagCAAGCATGACCGCAACGCTGGCTTTATCCA TAACATGAAGCTGGAGAGTGCCTCCACCTCATCCTTGGAGGACCGAGTCAAGAGAAACATCCACTCCATACAGAGGACCCCCGCATCCTTGGAGAAGAATTTCATGAGGAGATGA